A genomic segment from Kyrpidia tusciae DSM 2912 encodes:
- the mutS gene encoding DNA mismatch repair protein MutS, translating to MSYTPMMQQYLDVKGRCPDALLMFRLGDFYELFFEDAEIAARELEITLTGRDAGGGRRVPMCGVPYHAVDGYIAALVERGYKVAICDQMEDPALAKGLVRREITRIVTPGTLLEDRGKEEKEQRLIGAVIPIPEGWSVAFADLSTGDRWAGAAHSIEQVMDDGLRYRPAEWLIPEEAAGELWVTQLSKSTEAILTHRGRGKKTFTRMENGGWDDLPEAGGEEALAAIASYIEETQRRQLVHWKPVQPLHDATYMAVDAFARRNLELVQTVREGRRTGSLLWLLDETVTAMGGRLLRQWLEKPLIDPVAIARRQDGIEELVGEWIRRNQLREDLRRVYDLERLLGRVSYGSAGPRDLRAVAQSLSQAPKLAAGLAGAGSSILADIERRLDPCEEVRDLLDRALADDPPATAKEPGVIRDGFSPELDELRRASREGRSWIAALEQQERERTGIKSLKIGYNRVFGYYIEVTKANLALVPREYERRQTLAASERYVTPELKEMESRILDAQERAEAIEYQLFVELRSTVVKALPRLQRLAGAMAELDVLCALAEVAAKRRYTRPVVDDSSVIEIRGGRHPVVEAVLPDGTFVPNDTFLDGDHRRVALITGPNMAGKSTYMRQVALIVLLAQVGSFVPADFARIGIVDRLFTRIGAADDLVAGQSTFMVEMVELATILRNATPRSLIILDEIGRGTSTYDGMSIARAAVEYIHDPTRVGARTLFATHYHELTGLADELPGVHNFSTEVREDSGGIVFLHRLVDRPADRSYGIHVARLAGLPEDLLERAEAILTSMERVQQGLSQTAAACVGGEGGGADRDLPKVPQETGGRFTADDAEQGLDEAPLHPVLERLRNARVLDMTPIQALQELYELHLLVREENEP from the coding sequence ATGTCTTACACCCCGATGATGCAACAGTACCTGGACGTCAAAGGCCGTTGTCCGGACGCCTTGCTGATGTTTCGCCTGGGGGATTTTTATGAATTATTTTTTGAAGATGCGGAAATTGCCGCCCGGGAATTGGAGATCACATTGACCGGCCGGGACGCCGGGGGCGGTCGGCGGGTTCCCATGTGCGGCGTCCCGTACCACGCGGTGGACGGCTACATCGCCGCCCTGGTGGAGCGGGGCTATAAGGTGGCGATTTGCGATCAGATGGAGGATCCGGCCCTCGCCAAGGGATTGGTCCGGCGGGAGATCACACGGATCGTAACGCCGGGAACCCTTCTGGAAGACCGGGGGAAGGAAGAGAAGGAGCAACGCCTCATTGGCGCTGTCATTCCCATTCCGGAAGGGTGGTCTGTCGCCTTTGCCGATCTCTCCACCGGGGACCGTTGGGCCGGGGCTGCCCACAGCATTGAGCAGGTGATGGATGATGGTCTCCGGTACCGACCCGCCGAATGGCTCATTCCCGAGGAAGCGGCTGGCGAGCTTTGGGTCACTCAGCTTAGCAAGTCAACGGAAGCGATTCTGACACATCGGGGCCGCGGGAAAAAAACGTTCACTCGGATGGAGAATGGGGGCTGGGACGACCTTCCGGAAGCCGGTGGGGAAGAGGCTCTTGCAGCCATCGCGTCGTACATCGAGGAGACCCAGCGGCGCCAGCTCGTTCACTGGAAGCCGGTTCAACCCCTCCACGACGCCACCTACATGGCGGTGGACGCCTTTGCCCGGAGAAATCTGGAGTTGGTTCAAACGGTTCGGGAGGGACGGCGGACGGGGTCATTGTTGTGGCTGTTGGATGAGACGGTGACCGCCATGGGCGGTCGGCTCCTCCGGCAATGGCTGGAAAAGCCTTTAATCGACCCTGTCGCCATCGCCAGGCGCCAGGATGGCATCGAAGAGTTGGTCGGGGAGTGGATACGGAGAAATCAACTGCGCGAGGACCTTCGCCGCGTGTATGACCTTGAGCGGTTGCTGGGCCGGGTGAGCTATGGCAGCGCCGGGCCCCGGGATCTGCGCGCCGTGGCGCAAAGCTTGAGCCAGGCCCCAAAGCTGGCCGCCGGGCTGGCCGGCGCCGGATCCTCCATCTTGGCCGATATTGAGCGACGCCTGGATCCTTGTGAAGAAGTGCGGGATCTCCTGGACCGGGCCCTGGCCGACGACCCTCCAGCCACAGCGAAGGAACCGGGCGTCATCCGGGACGGGTTCTCTCCGGAACTGGATGAACTGCGCCGGGCATCCCGAGAGGGGCGGAGCTGGATCGCCGCCCTCGAACAGCAAGAGAGGGAGCGAACGGGGATCAAATCCCTCAAAATCGGCTACAATCGCGTATTCGGTTATTACATAGAAGTGACCAAAGCCAATCTCGCCCTGGTTCCACGGGAATATGAACGCCGTCAGACCTTGGCCGCCAGCGAGCGGTATGTGACCCCGGAATTGAAAGAGATGGAAAGCCGTATCCTCGATGCCCAGGAGCGGGCGGAGGCCATCGAGTACCAGTTGTTCGTGGAGCTGCGGAGCACCGTGGTGAAGGCGCTCCCCCGCCTCCAGCGTTTGGCCGGGGCGATGGCCGAATTGGACGTCCTTTGTGCTCTCGCCGAGGTGGCGGCAAAACGCCGATACACCCGTCCTGTTGTGGATGACAGTTCGGTCATTGAGATTCGCGGCGGCCGACACCCGGTGGTGGAGGCGGTCCTGCCCGATGGCACATTTGTGCCGAACGACACTTTTCTCGATGGCGACCATCGGCGGGTCGCCCTCATCACTGGCCCGAACATGGCGGGGAAAAGCACCTACATGCGCCAAGTGGCCCTGATCGTACTCCTCGCCCAAGTTGGGTCTTTCGTTCCCGCGGACTTTGCCCGGATTGGCATCGTCGACCGTCTCTTCACCCGAATCGGCGCAGCGGACGATCTGGTGGCGGGCCAAAGCACCTTTATGGTGGAGATGGTGGAGTTGGCGACCATCCTCCGAAACGCCACCCCCCGCAGCCTGATCATCCTCGATGAAATCGGTCGGGGAACCTCGACTTATGACGGGATGAGCATCGCCCGGGCGGCGGTGGAGTATATTCACGATCCCACCCGGGTGGGGGCGCGAACTTTGTTTGCGACCCATTATCACGAGCTGACCGGCCTCGCCGACGAACTACCAGGAGTCCATAATTTTTCCACAGAGGTCCGAGAGGATTCCGGGGGAATCGTATTCCTGCATCGTTTGGTGGACCGTCCTGCCGACCGCAGCTACGGCATTCACGTGGCCAGACTGGCGGGGCTTCCGGAAGACCTGTTGGAGCGGGCTGAAGCCATCCTCACAAGCATGGAGCGGGTACAACAGGGCCTCTCCCAGACGGCCGCGGCTTGTGTCGGGGGAGAAGGGGGCGGTGCTGACCGAGATCTGCCGAAAGTTCCACAGGAAACCGGGGGTCGATTCACTGCCGATGACGCGGAGCAGGGACTTGACGAGGCCCCCCTGCACCCGGTTCTCGAACGCCTCCGCAATGCCCGGGTTCTGGACATGACCCCGATTCAAGCCCTGCAAGAGCTCTACGAACTACACCTTTTGGTCCGGGAGGAGAACGAACCATGA
- the hfq gene encoding RNA chaperone Hfq has protein sequence MNIQDTFLNQLRKDNIPVTVYLVNGFQIRGVIRAFDNFTIVVESEGKQMMVYKHAISTFTPQKAVSLHPSAQTGGDERRDVPPTDASRS, from the coding sequence ATGAACATTCAGGACACGTTCTTAAACCAATTGCGCAAAGACAACATCCCGGTGACGGTGTATCTGGTGAACGGCTTTCAAATCCGCGGCGTGATCCGGGCATTCGACAATTTTACCATTGTGGTGGAATCGGAAGGCAAGCAGATGATGGTGTATAAGCACGCCATCTCGACGTTCACCCCCCAGAAGGCGGTGTCCTTGCACCCATCCGCCCAGACCGGGGGAGACGAACGGCGCGACGTCCCTCCGACCGACGCTTCCCGATCGTGA
- a CDS encoding ABC transporter substrate-binding protein: MTACGAAGTSTSGNGGTGGNAGGKAYKIGVDLELTGPSSVWGEPQIHAVEMLVDEVNQKGGINGTPIQLIKYDNQSKETESLVVAKKLVEQDHVLAIIGAGATPTTMPLVPYVTQQKVPMVSVGSGDAIASPASERKWVFKTPVSNQSISKKISEYLKQKGWTRVGFLSVNNAYGESGKSEFEKTAQSYGIQIVSSERFGATDTDMKPQLTSVKNKSPDALVVWAIPPARNGVRRNPPHHRGIEVHQR; this comes from the coding sequence ATGACCGCATGCGGTGCCGCAGGTACATCCACATCCGGAAACGGCGGTACAGGCGGTAACGCTGGAGGAAAGGCGTATAAAATCGGGGTGGACCTGGAACTCACGGGACCTTCCAGTGTATGGGGCGAACCGCAGATTCACGCGGTGGAAATGTTGGTGGATGAGGTCAATCAGAAAGGAGGGATTAACGGGACGCCCATTCAACTTATCAAATACGACAATCAGTCAAAAGAGACGGAATCGTTGGTTGTCGCCAAAAAACTTGTCGAACAAGACCATGTACTGGCCATTATCGGGGCGGGCGCAACGCCGACGACGATGCCGCTTGTCCCGTATGTCACTCAGCAAAAAGTTCCCATGGTATCCGTGGGATCGGGCGACGCCATCGCAAGCCCGGCTTCGGAGCGAAAATGGGTGTTCAAGACGCCGGTCAGCAATCAGAGCATATCGAAAAAAATCAGCGAGTACTTAAAACAAAAAGGATGGACCCGCGTGGGCTTCTTGTCGGTGAACAATGCCTACGGCGAAAGTGGAAAGAGTGAGTTCGAAAAAACGGCCCAATCCTATGGAATTCAGATTGTTTCCTCTGAACGGTTCGGTGCGACGGACACCGACATGAAGCCTCAGCTGACATCCGTAAAAAATAAGTCTCCGGATGCGCTGGTGGTTTGGGCGATCCCTCCTGCACGGAATGGCGTACGACGCAACCCTCCTCATCATCGAGGCATTGAAGTCCATCAAAGGTGA
- a CDS encoding DUF3870 domain-containing protein — MFRRVLNEPTGPWAEEHYVFAAGFAELPKGTTAYEAYRIVSFVMVVDSRTDIVVDAGFSFALPLTGEFVRSLVIGENVLDGLDAIQKKVRTRFLAPAQGALLQAVRSAFDRYREGKVQKQ; from the coding sequence ATGTTTCGCAGAGTGCTGAATGAACCGACGGGGCCTTGGGCGGAAGAACACTACGTGTTCGCGGCGGGATTCGCTGAACTTCCGAAGGGGACAACGGCGTACGAAGCATACCGCATCGTATCGTTCGTGATGGTTGTGGACTCGCGAACGGACATCGTGGTTGACGCGGGGTTTTCTTTCGCTTTGCCCCTAACCGGGGAATTCGTCCGATCATTGGTGATCGGCGAGAACGTCCTCGATGGGCTCGACGCAATTCAGAAGAAAGTGCGAACCCGGTTTTTGGCGCCGGCTCAAGGCGCACTTCTCCAAGCGGTGCGCAGTGCCTTCGACCGGTACCGCGAAGGGAAAGTCCAGAAACAATAG
- the mutL gene encoding DNA mismatch repair endonuclease MutL, which translates to MSAIHILDPGLSNRIAAGEVVERPASVVKELIENSIDAQATHIRVAVEEAGMKTIRVVDDGTGMDREDAELALRRHATSKIASERDLFRIRTLGFRGEALPSIAAVSKLVLKTRRREDDAGTEIRAEGGTIVSTAEVGMAPGTDIFVEELFFNTPARLKYIKSLHTEGAHVVDAVTRAALAHPEVAFTLSADGRPVATTPGDGRLLHAVAALYGRDLAEKCIPVEERGLDLRVWGLAGLPEIHRAGRGHVMFFVNGRPVRNPALTRAVLDVYAGRLPIHRNPVVFLHLELDPGLVDPNVHPAKLDVRFSEERDVAGAVERALGRVLDRARAIPGLHSPTEGPREGRNPPPQGPDAAAGDAAQKTQRGSRAQTLRESQMAFRWDSPPGGGRSPASPLARQRTLEALAPITAEEQPEASGERGGETGSRSSLGPEVPVDSERTESNRTTEEAAAAVELEGVGTAVVRPRVPELRAVAQVLNLYIVAEAENSLFLIDQHAAHEKILYERFSRQITRREVGPMPLLVPITVELSVAEMHRLAPHLDMMQEYGLTAEPFGDNALVVRTVPDIWDGQDITALTREFLTECVERPMGQDPRKRLEQGVITRACRGAVKAGQPLSMPEMQALCDQLRELDNPFSCPHGRPTILQWTRRDLDRQFQRIQH; encoded by the coding sequence ATGAGCGCCATACATATTCTGGATCCCGGCCTGTCCAACCGCATCGCAGCCGGGGAGGTGGTGGAGCGTCCGGCCTCGGTGGTGAAAGAGCTCATCGAAAACAGTATCGATGCCCAGGCCACCCATATTCGCGTCGCCGTGGAGGAAGCGGGGATGAAAACCATTCGGGTGGTGGACGATGGCACGGGCATGGATCGGGAAGACGCAGAGCTTGCTCTGCGGCGGCACGCCACCAGCAAAATCGCTTCAGAACGGGATTTGTTTCGCATTCGAACCCTGGGGTTTCGGGGGGAAGCCCTGCCCTCCATCGCCGCGGTCTCAAAACTGGTGCTGAAAACTCGTCGCCGGGAAGATGACGCCGGTACCGAAATTCGGGCGGAGGGGGGGACCATTGTCTCCACGGCCGAGGTCGGGATGGCGCCCGGAACGGATATTTTCGTCGAGGAGTTGTTTTTCAACACCCCCGCTCGGCTAAAATACATCAAGTCCCTGCACACGGAGGGCGCCCATGTGGTGGATGCGGTGACCCGGGCGGCCCTGGCCCACCCGGAAGTTGCTTTCACCCTTTCCGCCGATGGGCGACCTGTCGCGACAACCCCGGGGGACGGGCGATTGCTCCACGCCGTGGCGGCGCTGTACGGTCGGGATTTGGCGGAAAAATGTATCCCGGTGGAGGAGCGGGGCCTCGATTTGCGGGTCTGGGGGTTGGCGGGGTTACCCGAGATCCACCGGGCGGGCAGGGGGCACGTGATGTTTTTTGTCAATGGACGGCCGGTTCGCAACCCGGCGCTGACCCGAGCGGTGCTCGACGTCTACGCGGGAAGGCTCCCAATCCATCGAAACCCAGTGGTATTTCTTCATTTGGAGCTGGATCCCGGCCTCGTGGATCCCAATGTGCACCCGGCCAAACTGGATGTCCGTTTTAGTGAAGAAAGGGATGTGGCGGGGGCGGTGGAGAGGGCGCTGGGCCGGGTTCTGGACAGGGCCCGGGCCATTCCAGGTCTGCATTCGCCCACCGAAGGGCCGCGAGAAGGGCGCAATCCCCCTCCCCAAGGGCCAGATGCGGCTGCAGGCGATGCGGCGCAAAAAACTCAGAGAGGCTCCCGGGCGCAGACTCTCCGGGAGAGCCAGATGGCGTTTCGGTGGGACAGTCCCCCGGGAGGAGGGAGGTCCCCTGCGAGTCCGCTGGCCAGGCAGCGAACCCTGGAGGCCCTCGCCCCGATCACTGCTGAAGAACAACCCGAAGCTTCCGGGGAGCGAGGGGGGGAGACCGGATCTCGGAGCAGTCTTGGGCCAGAGGTCCCAGTGGATTCGGAAAGAACGGAAAGCAATAGGACAACGGAAGAGGCAGCGGCTGCGGTGGAGCTTGAAGGGGTTGGAACAGCGGTTGTCCGGCCCCGGGTTCCCGAATTGCGGGCGGTGGCCCAAGTGCTCAACCTGTACATCGTCGCCGAAGCGGAAAACTCTTTGTTTCTGATCGACCAGCACGCCGCCCACGAGAAGATTTTATACGAGCGGTTTTCACGCCAAATCACCCGGCGGGAAGTGGGCCCCATGCCGCTGTTGGTGCCCATCACGGTGGAACTGAGTGTCGCCGAAATGCACCGGTTGGCCCCTCACCTCGATATGATGCAAGAGTACGGGCTGACCGCCGAGCCTTTCGGCGACAACGCCCTCGTGGTTCGGACGGTTCCCGACATCTGGGATGGCCAGGACATCACGGCTCTGACCCGGGAGTTTTTGACCGAGTGCGTCGAGCGGCCGATGGGACAAGATCCCCGAAAACGCCTGGAGCAAGGAGTGATCACCCGGGCCTGCCGGGGAGCAGTAAAAGCTGGACAGCCATTGTCCATGCCGGAGATGCAGGCACTGTGCGACCAACTCCGGGAACTGGACAACCCCTTCTCCTGCCCCCACGGGCGGCCCACGATTCTGCAATGGACCCGACGGGACTTAGATCGACAATTCCAGCGGATTCAGCACTAG
- a CDS encoding branched-chain amino acid ABC transporter permease: MADAVQLVLSGLALGGIYALIAVGFVTVFKVCGLINFAQGDFATVGALSLVMFFASGLPTWMALFGAIVVAAIVGGVLHRVFLDKLRDQAETVQIIATIGLSIVLQSVGQLLMGSQPRAVSPFLPGQPYHFMGGAVPRQDVVILVTVAILFVLLFFFFEKSYAGAALRAVMLNRDSARLLGISARSMATFSFVIGAAVAGLGGAVIAPVTLVSYDMGLTLGLKGFVAAVVGGLSDVPGAVAGAFILGMLESVGAGFVSSAYKEAIAFVVLIVILLWRPNGLFGKSADRA; encoded by the coding sequence ATGGCGGACGCAGTTCAACTTGTCCTTTCCGGCCTGGCGTTGGGCGGTATTTATGCCCTGATCGCCGTGGGATTCGTGACCGTTTTTAAAGTCTGCGGGCTCATCAATTTTGCACAAGGAGATTTCGCCACCGTCGGCGCACTGTCGTTGGTGATGTTTTTCGCCAGCGGGTTGCCGACATGGATGGCTCTTTTCGGAGCGATCGTGGTGGCGGCCATCGTCGGGGGCGTGTTGCACCGTGTGTTTTTGGACAAACTTCGCGATCAGGCGGAAACGGTCCAGATCATTGCCACGATCGGATTGTCCATCGTACTTCAGTCCGTGGGACAACTGTTGATGGGGAGTCAACCGCGTGCCGTCTCCCCGTTCCTCCCCGGGCAACCGTATCATTTCATGGGCGGAGCCGTTCCGCGACAGGACGTGGTCATCCTCGTTACCGTGGCCATTTTGTTTGTTCTTCTGTTCTTTTTCTTTGAAAAAAGTTATGCGGGGGCTGCTCTCCGGGCGGTCATGTTGAACCGCGACTCGGCGAGATTGCTGGGTATCTCCGCCCGATCGATGGCCACATTCAGTTTCGTTATCGGAGCGGCCGTTGCGGGACTCGGGGGCGCAGTGATCGCACCGGTTACCTTGGTTTCGTATGATATGGGGCTCACTCTGGGGTTGAAAGGATTTGTTGCAGCGGTGGTCGGCGGACTTTCAGACGTCCCGGGTGCTGTGGCCGGCGCGTTTATTCTCGGCATGCTCGAATCGGTGGGAGCCGGTTTCGTTTCGTCGGCATATAAAGAGGCCATCGCCTTCGTTGTCTTAATCGTGATTCTTCTGTGGCGGCCGAATGGTTTGTTCGGCAAGAGCGCCGATCGTGCGTGA
- a CDS encoding gamma-glutamyltransferase family protein, with amino-acid sequence MQFDPHDHPHPSRRVAIYARRGMVATSQPLAAQAGLDMLRRGGNAVDAAIATAIALTVVEPTSNGIGGDAFSLVWSGGRLHGLNASGPAPRRLTIAELESRGIRDKMPEVGFAPVTVPGAPAAWAELSKRFGRLSFAALFEPAIELAQAGYPVSPVTGRAWEAAYRRYERELTGPEFSAWFSTFAPEGRAPRVGEIWRSPDHAETLRKIAESGAEAFYRGELAERIDRFSREYGGFIRLEDLAAFRPEWVDPIHVDYRGYDVWEIPPNGHGLVALMALNLLKCFDLSGRSPADRYHIEIEAIKLAFADGRHYIADPRFMSARVEDLLSEGYAEERRRLIGESAALPNPGRPQAGGTVYLCAADGEGNMVSYIQSNYQGFGSGLVVPGTGIALHNRGANFSLDSAHVNALAPGKRPYHTIIPGFLTKAGQAVGPFGVMGAFMQPQGHVQVLVNMIDLRLNPQAALDAPRWQWLEGRKVAAEYGIPPHVLESLSRRGHEMAWSADTGSFGRGQIIWRLDNGVLVGGTEPRADGQVAAW; translated from the coding sequence ATGCAGTTTGATCCTCATGATCATCCCCACCCCTCTCGGCGAGTGGCCATTTATGCCCGGCGGGGAATGGTGGCGACCTCCCAACCTCTGGCTGCCCAGGCGGGACTCGACATGCTCCGGCGGGGCGGCAATGCGGTGGATGCGGCCATCGCCACCGCCATCGCACTGACTGTCGTGGAGCCGACATCGAACGGGATCGGAGGGGACGCCTTCTCGTTGGTCTGGAGCGGCGGCCGCCTTCACGGGCTGAACGCCAGCGGCCCGGCTCCCCGCCGCTTGACCATCGCTGAATTGGAAAGCCGGGGCATTCGAGACAAGATGCCCGAGGTGGGTTTTGCGCCGGTCACCGTCCCCGGCGCCCCCGCAGCCTGGGCGGAGCTGTCCAAGCGATTTGGCCGCCTGTCGTTCGCTGCGTTGTTTGAACCCGCCATTGAACTGGCTCAGGCCGGATACCCGGTCTCTCCGGTGACAGGGAGGGCATGGGAAGCCGCGTATCGCCGATACGAACGGGAACTTACCGGACCGGAGTTTTCCGCATGGTTCAGCACCTTTGCCCCGGAGGGAAGGGCCCCTCGAGTTGGCGAGATTTGGCGGTCGCCAGATCACGCCGAAACTTTGCGCAAGATCGCCGAGAGCGGGGCCGAGGCTTTTTATCGGGGGGAGTTGGCCGAGCGGATCGACCGATTTTCTCGGGAGTACGGAGGGTTCATCCGATTGGAAGACTTGGCGGCATTCCGCCCGGAGTGGGTGGATCCCATCCATGTGGATTACCGGGGTTACGATGTGTGGGAGATTCCGCCCAACGGCCATGGCCTGGTGGCCCTTATGGCCCTGAATTTGCTCAAATGCTTTGACCTGTCCGGTCGCAGCCCCGCAGATCGATACCATATCGAGATTGAGGCAATCAAGCTGGCCTTTGCGGATGGCCGGCATTATATCGCCGATCCTCGGTTTATGTCCGCCCGAGTAGAGGATCTGCTCTCGGAGGGATATGCTGAAGAGCGCCGTCGGTTGATCGGGGAATCGGCCGCTCTTCCGAACCCGGGTCGGCCGCAGGCCGGCGGGACGGTGTATCTTTGCGCGGCCGATGGCGAAGGCAACATGGTTTCTTACATTCAGAGCAATTATCAGGGGTTCGGATCGGGGCTGGTGGTGCCCGGGACAGGCATTGCCCTTCACAACCGCGGGGCGAACTTTTCCTTGGATTCTGCCCACGTCAACGCCTTGGCGCCGGGGAAGAGGCCCTATCATACCATTATCCCGGGATTTTTGACCAAGGCCGGCCAAGCGGTCGGTCCCTTTGGGGTCATGGGTGCGTTCATGCAACCCCAGGGTCACGTCCAGGTATTGGTCAACATGATCGATCTCCGTCTCAATCCTCAAGCGGCCCTGGATGCTCCCCGGTGGCAGTGGCTCGAGGGACGCAAGGTTGCCGCCGAATACGGAATCCCTCCCCATGTGTTGGAATCTCTGTCTCGCCGGGGACACGAAATGGCTTGGTCGGCGGATACCGGCTCGTTTGGCCGGGGCCAGATCATCTGGCGCCTCGACAACGGCGTCCTTGTCGGTGGGACGGAACCCCGGGCTGACGGTCAAGTAGCGGCGTGGTGA
- the miaA gene encoding tRNA (adenosine(37)-N6)-dimethylallyltransferase MiaA, whose amino-acid sequence MNPVLFIVGPTATGKSDVAIRVAKQIGGEIISADSMQIYRGMDIGTAKIPPEQRQGVPHHLIDVVDPDTPFTVVDYQRLALETIENVSQRGRWAIVVGGTGLYVKSLTHGLDFSPAGEDPGYRQELRARAAREGPEVLHRLLAEVDPETARRLHPHDVRRIIRALEIHHLTGLPMSRAAGRRGSLIPFLMFGLTMEREALYRRINDRVIQMIKQGWIQEVQRLLERGYSRNLTSMQAIGYKELGDYLAGEMALDEAIERIQRGTRRYAKRQWSWFRAQPVHQWLDVGGISLEEAGRKIAEAVGGRKGFRKA is encoded by the coding sequence ATGAATCCGGTTCTGTTTATTGTCGGACCGACGGCCACGGGCAAATCGGACGTAGCCATCCGGGTGGCCAAACAGATTGGAGGGGAGATCATCTCCGCGGACTCCATGCAGATCTATCGAGGTATGGACATCGGCACGGCGAAAATCCCCCCCGAGCAGCGGCAGGGGGTTCCCCATCATCTGATCGACGTGGTGGATCCGGATACGCCCTTCACCGTCGTGGACTATCAGAGGCTGGCCCTTGAAACGATTGAGAACGTGTCTCAGCGCGGAAGGTGGGCGATTGTGGTGGGGGGGACGGGATTATATGTGAAAAGTCTCACCCACGGGCTGGATTTTTCCCCGGCAGGAGAGGACCCGGGGTATCGACAAGAACTGCGAGCCCGGGCTGCCCGGGAAGGTCCCGAGGTCCTGCACCGACTTTTGGCCGAGGTGGACCCGGAGACCGCCCGCCGTCTTCATCCCCACGATGTTCGGCGGATCATCCGGGCTTTGGAAATCCACCATCTGACGGGGCTGCCCATGTCCCGCGCGGCGGGGCGTCGGGGCTCCCTCATCCCCTTTCTCATGTTCGGCCTCACCATGGAGCGCGAAGCCCTGTATCGGCGGATCAATGACCGCGTGATTCAAATGATCAAACAGGGTTGGATTCAAGAAGTTCAGAGGCTTCTGGAGCGCGGATATTCCCGGAACTTGACTTCGATGCAGGCCATCGGATACAAGGAATTGGGCGATTATCTTGCCGGTGAAATGGCCCTGGACGAGGCGATCGAGAGGATTCAACGCGGAACCCGGCGGTACGCGAAGCGACAGTGGAGTTGGTTTCGGGCCCAGCCGGTTCACCAGTGGCTGGACGTTGGAGGGATATCCTTGGAGGAGGCCGGTCGGAAAATCGCAGAAGCTGTAGGAGGGCGGAAGGGATTTCGTAAGGCGTAA
- a CDS encoding class I SAM-dependent methyltransferase — MTADLRGVVTTAARPDPELLHRAGEIARRLGLPLVSRDRRKLDEILAEYAASFSAVATREGTFLYADGRQYRYHPGMAVVRLRQVIRGHPDPLLEVGEVRPGDRVVDATLGLGADAIVLSHAVGPEGRVVGVEDRPVVALFVEEGLSTYAYPALPELEAAMRRVEVVWGDHVDYLRRLPDRSVDLVYFDPMFRKTIPASRGIDALRVFGDPSALRFEAVKEAVRVARRRVVLKDRRDGGEIDRLGFRPVPKGSGRIQFGVIDVGGGK, encoded by the coding sequence ATGACGGCTGATCTTCGCGGGGTTGTGACCACCGCCGCCCGGCCAGACCCCGAACTCCTTCACCGGGCCGGGGAAATCGCCCGCCGTCTGGGGCTGCCTTTGGTGTCCCGGGACCGCCGCAAACTTGACGAGATTTTGGCGGAATACGCGGCATCGTTTTCCGCCGTGGCAACCCGGGAGGGTACATTCCTGTATGCGGACGGCCGGCAGTATCGCTATCATCCCGGAATGGCGGTGGTGCGCCTCCGTCAGGTAATACGCGGGCATCCCGACCCCCTTCTCGAAGTGGGGGAGGTTCGGCCCGGAGATCGGGTGGTGGATGCCACCCTGGGCCTCGGGGCGGACGCCATCGTGCTCAGCCACGCGGTGGGCCCGGAAGGGCGAGTCGTGGGCGTGGAGGACCGGCCGGTGGTGGCATTGTTCGTGGAGGAGGGTTTGAGCACATACGCCTATCCGGCACTTCCGGAGCTCGAGGCGGCCATGCGACGCGTTGAGGTGGTGTGGGGGGATCACGTCGATTATCTGCGCCGGCTTCCCGACCGGTCTGTGGACCTGGTGTATTTTGATCCCATGTTTCGCAAAACGATCCCCGCCTCCCGGGGGATCGATGCTTTGCGGGTGTTCGGGGATCCGTCCGCTCTCCGCTTTGAAGCGGTGAAGGAGGCGGTGCGCGTGGCCCGTCGGCGGGTGGTGTTGAAAGATCGCCGGGATGGCGGAGAAATCGATCGCCTCGGATTTCGGCCGGTTCCAAAAGGCTCGGGTAGGATCCAGTTCGGTGTGATCGATGTGGGGGGTGGAAAATGA